A single region of the Marinobacter nanhaiticus D15-8W genome encodes:
- a CDS encoding 3-hydroxyacyl-CoA dehydrogenase NAD-binding domain-containing protein, with the protein MSEVVTYQREGAIGVITVNYPPVNALSHAVRSGLLDALKQGQADAEAKALLLVCEGRTFIAGADIREFGKPMQEPGLPTVVEAYENSDKPIIAAIHGTALGGGLEMALGCHYRVALESAKVGLPEVKLGLLPGAGGTQRLPRLAGAQKSLEMITTGDFISASDALQAGIVDAVEASSDAKAAGEQFALKVIDEGKPARRVRELTDRIEADKGSDVFEQFRTGLQKKARGLFSPFKCVDAVEAAFQLPFEEGMKRERELFMECMESPQRAGLVHAFFAEREVSKVPGLPKDTPVRDIKSVGIIGAGTMGGGIAMNFANVGIPVRLLEVKQEALDKGLAIIRRNYENTAKKGRITQAQVEERMALIQPTLAYEDFGDVDLVIEAVFENMGIKKEIFGTLDKVCKQGAILASNTSTLDIDEIASATNRPEDVVGMHFFSPANVMKLLENVRGTKTADDVKATVMDIAKRIKKVGVLVGNCYGFVGNRMLHQRGAEAIKLVNEGATPQQVDKVLTDLGFPMGQFAMSDLAGIDVGYRIREERRNAGENIPPSWMDKLAEQGRLGQKTQAGTYLYEEGSRKPIPDPKVDALIEEFRKEQGIEPREITDQEILERCMYVMINEGAKILEEGIADRALDVDIVWIYGYGFPAYRGGPMFWADQVGVKEIYETVKRFHDTLGGDQWKPAPLLERLAKEGKTFGSL; encoded by the coding sequence ATGTCAGAGGTCGTCACCTATCAACGCGAAGGCGCCATCGGCGTCATTACCGTGAACTATCCGCCGGTCAACGCTCTCAGCCATGCCGTTCGCTCCGGCTTGCTCGACGCCCTCAAGCAGGGGCAGGCCGATGCTGAGGCCAAGGCGCTCCTACTGGTTTGTGAAGGCCGGACCTTCATCGCCGGCGCCGATATCCGTGAGTTCGGCAAGCCAATGCAGGAGCCGGGTCTGCCTACCGTTGTGGAAGCCTACGAGAACAGTGATAAGCCGATTATTGCCGCCATCCATGGCACGGCATTGGGCGGCGGGCTGGAAATGGCCCTTGGCTGTCATTACCGCGTTGCACTGGAAAGCGCCAAGGTGGGTCTGCCTGAAGTGAAGCTCGGGCTGCTGCCGGGCGCGGGTGGTACCCAGCGCCTGCCGCGTCTCGCCGGCGCCCAGAAATCCCTGGAGATGATCACCACTGGTGACTTCATTTCTGCCAGTGATGCACTGCAGGCCGGTATTGTCGATGCTGTGGAAGCCAGTTCCGATGCGAAGGCGGCAGGCGAACAGTTTGCCCTGAAAGTCATCGACGAAGGTAAGCCTGCTCGCCGTGTCCGCGAGCTGACTGACAGGATTGAAGCCGACAAAGGCAGTGACGTTTTCGAACAGTTCCGTACCGGCCTGCAGAAGAAGGCCCGTGGGCTGTTCTCGCCGTTCAAGTGCGTGGATGCGGTCGAAGCGGCTTTCCAACTGCCGTTCGAAGAGGGCATGAAGCGCGAGCGCGAGCTGTTTATGGAATGTATGGAATCGCCCCAGCGCGCTGGCCTGGTCCACGCTTTCTTCGCCGAGCGTGAAGTGTCCAAGGTGCCGGGACTGCCCAAGGATACGCCGGTTCGCGACATCAAGTCCGTGGGTATCATCGGCGCCGGCACCATGGGCGGCGGTATCGCCATGAACTTCGCCAACGTCGGTATCCCCGTGCGCCTGCTGGAAGTGAAGCAGGAAGCGCTGGACAAGGGTTTGGCCATCATTCGCCGCAACTATGAGAACACCGCCAAGAAAGGTCGGATAACCCAGGCCCAGGTAGAGGAGCGCATGGCGCTGATCCAGCCGACGCTGGCCTATGAGGATTTCGGTGATGTGGACCTGGTGATCGAGGCCGTGTTCGAAAACATGGGCATCAAGAAAGAGATCTTCGGCACCCTGGATAAGGTCTGTAAACAAGGCGCCATCCTGGCTTCGAATACCTCGACACTCGATATCGACGAGATTGCCTCGGCCACCAACCGTCCGGAAGACGTGGTGGGCATGCATTTCTTTAGTCCCGCTAACGTGATGAAGCTGCTTGAAAACGTGCGCGGCACCAAGACCGCTGACGACGTGAAGGCGACGGTGATGGACATCGCCAAGCGCATCAAGAAAGTCGGTGTACTGGTGGGCAACTGCTACGGCTTCGTCGGCAACCGGATGCTGCACCAGCGTGGCGCAGAGGCGATCAAACTGGTCAATGAGGGTGCGACGCCGCAGCAGGTGGACAAGGTGCTAACCGACCTGGGCTTCCCCATGGGTCAGTTCGCCATGTCCGATCTGGCCGGCATCGATGTTGGTTACCGTATCCGCGAAGAACGCCGCAATGCCGGCGAGAATATCCCGCCCAGTTGGATGGACAAACTGGCGGAGCAGGGTCGTCTCGGCCAGAAGACCCAGGCCGGTACCTACCTCTATGAGGAAGGCAGCCGCAAGCCGATCCCCGATCCGAAGGTGGATGCGCTGATCGAAGAGTTCCGCAAGGAGCAGGGCATCGAGCCGCGCGAGATCACCGACCAGGAAATCCTCGAACGCTGCATGTACGTGATGATCAACGAGGGTGCGAAGATCCTGGAAGAGGGCATCGCCGATCGGGCGCTGGATGTAGATATCGTCTGGATCTATGGCTACGGCTTCCCGGCCTACCGTGGTGGCCCGATGTTCTGGGCGGATCAGGTGGGCGTGAAGGAGATCTACGAGACCGTCAAGCGTTTCCACGACACCCTGGGCGGTGACCAGTGGAAGCCGGCCCCGTTGCTTGAGCGTCTGGCGAAGGAAGGCAAGACCTTCGGCAGCCTTTGA
- a CDS encoding acetyl-CoA C-acyltransferase produces MSDAVIVSTARTGLGKSYRGALNNAHSVDLAGHVIQHAVQRAGIDPAVVEDVILGATFHEGAQGKNMARLAAVRAGLPVTTAGLSINRFCSSGLQSIALASQRIVSEKVPAMVAGGVESISLVQNDKINQFRATNEWLMKNKPELYLSMIETADIVAKRYNISREAQDEYALVSQQRTAAAQEKGYFDDEIVPYDATMLVKDKETGEVSEKQVTLTKDECNRPNTTLEGLAGLNPVRGDDQFVTAGNASQLSDGASVCVVMDSTYAEKNNIEPMGIFRGFAVAGCEPDEMGIGPVYAIPRLLERTGLKMDDIDLWELNEAFASQVVYCRDRLGIPMDKLNVNGGSISIGHPYGVTGSRLTGHALIEGKRRGAKYVVVTMCIGGGQGAAGLFEVV; encoded by the coding sequence ATGTCTGACGCCGTAATCGTCTCCACCGCCCGTACCGGGCTGGGCAAATCCTATCGCGGTGCCCTGAACAACGCCCACAGTGTCGACCTGGCTGGCCATGTGATCCAGCATGCGGTCCAACGTGCGGGTATCGACCCCGCCGTCGTCGAGGACGTGATCCTGGGCGCCACGTTCCACGAAGGCGCGCAGGGCAAGAACATGGCTCGCCTGGCCGCCGTGCGTGCCGGCCTGCCGGTAACGACCGCCGGCCTGTCCATCAACCGTTTCTGCAGCTCCGGTCTGCAGTCCATCGCCCTGGCGTCCCAGCGCATCGTTTCAGAGAAAGTGCCCGCGATGGTCGCTGGCGGTGTGGAGTCCATCAGCTTGGTGCAGAACGACAAAATCAACCAGTTCCGCGCCACCAATGAATGGCTGATGAAGAACAAGCCAGAGCTGTACCTGTCCATGATCGAAACCGCGGACATTGTGGCCAAGCGCTACAACATTAGCCGTGAGGCCCAGGACGAGTACGCCCTGGTCAGCCAGCAGCGGACTGCCGCGGCGCAGGAAAAGGGCTACTTCGACGACGAGATCGTGCCCTACGATGCCACCATGTTGGTGAAGGACAAGGAAACCGGCGAGGTGAGCGAAAAGCAAGTCACCCTGACCAAGGATGAGTGCAACCGTCCGAATACCACCCTGGAAGGTCTGGCCGGCCTGAATCCGGTACGTGGTGACGACCAGTTCGTTACGGCCGGTAATGCGAGCCAGTTGTCCGACGGTGCATCGGTTTGTGTGGTGATGGACAGCACGTACGCCGAAAAGAACAACATCGAGCCCATGGGGATCTTCCGTGGTTTTGCCGTTGCTGGTTGCGAGCCGGATGAAATGGGTATTGGCCCGGTCTATGCCATCCCGCGTCTGCTGGAACGCACCGGGCTAAAGATGGACGATATCGACCTGTGGGAGTTGAACGAAGCCTTTGCTTCCCAGGTGGTCTATTGCCGTGATCGCCTGGGGATTCCCATGGACAAGCTGAACGTCAACGGCGGCTCGATCTCCATTGGCCACCCCTACGGTGTTACGGGCTCCCGTTTGACCGGCCATGCGCTGATCGAAGGCAAACGCCGCGGCGCCAAGTATGTCGTGGTGACCATGTGTATTGGTGGTGGTCAGGGTGCGGCTGGATTGTTTGAGGTCGTTTAA
- a CDS encoding acyl-CoA dehydrogenase yields the protein MQQRIINPQDLAFQLFELHRTEDVLNYDRYADHSLETLQAALDLALKVAAEEFAPHARLVDEEEPTFESGRVTMRPEVKKALDVLRETGLMAAGQSYERGGMQLPAAVAQMCVGMLKGANVGTQGYAGLTIAAANLILAHGSEEQKQRYADHMLAGRFFGTMCLTEPHAGSSLGDLRTRAEPQDDGSYRLKGNKIYISAGDHELSENIIHMVLARLPDAPPGVKGISLFLVPKSLVNEDGSLGERNDVALAGLIHKMGYRGTTSTMLNFGEKDGAVGYLVGEPHKGLAAMFHMMNEARIGVGLGAVMLGYTGYLHALEYARERRQGRPMGEKDPATPQVPLIRHADIRRMLLTQKAYVEGGLALCLEGARLVDEKKFAASDTERAEAAGVLDLLTPLIKSWPSQFCLEANSLAIQVHGGYGYTREYPVEQFYRDNRLNPIHEGTHGIQGLDLLGRKVIMANGEYYNALMGRIRRTIKEAREVAELKDSAERLQVAIEQMAQATDAINKVRASGETERALANASLYLEAFGHTVVGWLWLRQAQVALQGIANSGPQTEEFYRGKLKACDYFARYELPRVASLAGLLAEVDGTALNIADAEF from the coding sequence ATGCAGCAGCGCATCATTAATCCCCAGGATCTGGCCTTCCAACTCTTCGAACTGCACCGCACCGAAGATGTTTTGAACTATGACCGCTACGCCGATCACAGCCTGGAAACCCTACAGGCGGCACTCGATCTGGCATTGAAAGTCGCGGCGGAAGAGTTTGCGCCTCACGCCCGACTGGTGGATGAGGAAGAGCCTACCTTCGAGAGCGGCCGCGTCACCATGCGTCCTGAGGTCAAGAAGGCATTGGATGTGCTGCGCGAAACCGGTCTGATGGCCGCTGGCCAGAGCTACGAGCGTGGCGGTATGCAACTCCCCGCAGCCGTAGCGCAGATGTGCGTGGGCATGCTCAAGGGCGCCAACGTCGGCACCCAGGGGTATGCGGGTCTGACCATCGCTGCCGCCAACCTGATCCTGGCCCATGGCTCTGAAGAACAGAAACAGCGTTACGCCGATCACATGCTGGCGGGCCGCTTCTTCGGCACCATGTGCCTGACCGAGCCGCACGCCGGTTCCTCCCTGGGCGATCTGCGCACCCGTGCCGAGCCCCAGGACGACGGTAGCTACCGGCTCAAGGGCAACAAGATCTATATCTCCGCCGGCGACCACGAGCTGAGCGAGAACATCATTCACATGGTGCTTGCCCGCTTGCCGGATGCGCCTCCTGGCGTGAAGGGGATTTCCCTGTTCCTGGTGCCCAAGTCCCTGGTGAACGAGGACGGCAGTCTCGGTGAACGGAATGATGTCGCCCTGGCCGGCCTGATCCACAAGATGGGTTATCGCGGTACCACGTCCACCATGCTCAATTTCGGCGAGAAGGACGGCGCGGTGGGCTATCTGGTGGGAGAGCCGCACAAGGGCCTGGCAGCCATGTTCCACATGATGAACGAGGCGCGGATCGGCGTGGGCCTGGGCGCCGTTATGTTGGGCTATACCGGCTACCTGCATGCACTGGAGTACGCTCGCGAGCGCAGGCAGGGTCGCCCCATGGGCGAGAAGGATCCGGCAACGCCCCAGGTGCCGCTAATCCGTCATGCCGATATCCGCCGGATGCTGCTGACCCAGAAGGCCTATGTCGAAGGTGGTCTGGCCCTGTGCCTGGAAGGCGCGCGGCTGGTGGACGAGAAAAAGTTCGCCGCGTCCGACACCGAGCGCGCGGAAGCCGCCGGCGTGTTGGACCTGCTGACCCCGCTGATCAAGTCCTGGCCCTCCCAGTTCTGCCTTGAAGCCAACAGCCTGGCGATCCAGGTTCACGGCGGCTACGGCTATACCCGCGAGTACCCGGTGGAACAGTTCTACCGGGACAATCGCCTGAACCCGATCCATGAGGGCACCCACGGCATCCAGGGGCTCGACCTGCTGGGCCGCAAGGTCATCATGGCCAACGGCGAATACTACAATGCGCTGATGGGCAGGATACGCCGTACCATCAAAGAAGCGCGGGAAGTGGCCGAACTCAAGGACAGCGCCGAACGCCTGCAGGTCGCCATCGAACAGATGGCCCAGGCGACCGACGCCATCAATAAGGTACGCGCCTCCGGAGAAACCGAGCGGGCGTTAGCCAATGCCTCCCTTTATCTGGAAGCGTTCGGCCATACCGTGGTTGGGTGGCTCTGGCTGCGCCAGGCTCAGGTCGCCCTGCAGGGGATCGCCAACAGCGGTCCGCAGACCGAGGAATTCTACCGCGGCAAGCTGAAAGCCTGTGATTACTTCGCCCGTTACGAATTGCCACGGGTGGCGTCGCTGGCAGGACTGTTGGCGGAAGTCGACGGGACGGCCCTGAATATTGCCGATGCCGAATTTTAG
- a CDS encoding zinc-binding dehydrogenase yields the protein MTRDAKAVICREWGKPITVETIKVAPPKRNEITIKVAACGVCHSDLSATTGKIQYPPPLVLGHEAAGVVIEVGEGVTDFQEGDHVVSSFISMCGKCRQCVRGRPVLCENARKAMFTLPDGSVRTTDADGNDLNVFGACGVMAEYATLHVDNAVKIEQGVPLQNAALVGCAVMTGVGAVFNTAKLEPGSRAAVFGVGGVGLNAIQGCATAGAEMIVAVDTSDKKLEMAKEFGATHTVNINEVDDAAKAVKKLTGGVDYAFECVGAGAVAAQAYKCLGRGGTAVVVGVADPKDKTEIGTLSLPADERTLKGSWLGSARPQHDFPRILALYKAGKLKLDELITQTYSIDQAPQAFDDMVSGKNARGVIVFE from the coding sequence ATGACGCGTGACGCAAAGGCTGTTATCTGCCGGGAATGGGGTAAGCCCATCACGGTGGAAACCATCAAAGTGGCTCCACCCAAGCGCAATGAAATCACCATCAAGGTGGCGGCCTGTGGCGTGTGCCACAGCGACCTGTCGGCCACCACCGGCAAGATCCAGTACCCGCCGCCCCTGGTGCTGGGCCACGAAGCAGCCGGGGTCGTGATCGAAGTGGGTGAGGGTGTGACCGACTTCCAGGAAGGCGACCATGTGGTCAGTTCCTTCATCTCGATGTGTGGCAAGTGCCGCCAGTGCGTGCGCGGACGCCCGGTGCTGTGCGAGAACGCGCGCAAGGCGATGTTCACCCTGCCGGACGGCAGCGTGCGCACCACCGATGCCGACGGCAATGACCTGAACGTGTTCGGCGCCTGCGGCGTGATGGCCGAATACGCCACCCTGCACGTGGACAATGCGGTCAAGATCGAGCAGGGCGTGCCGTTGCAGAACGCGGCGCTGGTGGGCTGCGCGGTGATGACCGGTGTCGGTGCCGTGTTCAATACGGCGAAGCTGGAACCGGGGTCCCGGGCGGCGGTCTTTGGTGTTGGCGGTGTCGGCCTCAATGCCATCCAGGGCTGCGCGACGGCCGGCGCGGAAATGATCGTTGCCGTGGACACCAGCGACAAGAAGCTGGAGATGGCCAAGGAATTCGGCGCCACCCATACGGTGAACATCAACGAAGTGGACGACGCCGCCAAGGCGGTGAAGAAGCTGACCGGTGGTGTGGACTACGCCTTTGAATGCGTCGGTGCCGGTGCGGTGGCTGCGCAAGCCTACAAGTGCCTGGGTCGAGGCGGCACTGCCGTGGTGGTCGGGGTGGCCGACCCCAAGGACAAGACGGAAATCGGAACGCTGTCCCTGCCCGCCGATGAGCGTACGCTCAAGGGTAGCTGGTTGGGTTCGGCCCGTCCGCAGCACGATTTTCCCCGTATCCTTGCGTTGTACAAGGCGGGCAAGCTCAAGCTCGACGAGCTGATCACCCAGACTTATAGCATCGACCAGGCCCCACAGGCGTTCGACGACATGGTTTCCGGCAAGAATGCCCGCGGCGTGATTGTCTTTGAATAA
- a CDS encoding aldehyde dehydrogenase family protein gives MKNLSKLYINGQWEDWSGDTLNVYEAATGEVMAKVPAAGRSDMERAIEAAHNAFESWSETSLDERLKILKQLLDGLKERAPEIAETVSREVGMPAKLAGQIQAGMPIVTTKSYLELLPEFQFSEQVGNSEVQYTPVGVVGCITPWNYPLHQVMLKVVPAMAAGCTVVLKPSEIAPGSAFILSEILDATDLPKGVFNMVCGLGQEVGDTLIKHPQVSMVSFTGSTRTGHLIAHAAADDFKRYALEMGGKSASVVLPDADLKAAVKGTINNCLLNSGQTCTALTRMLVPAEKHDEACELAAEAVAKMTPGNPLEETTRLGPLASAQQRDKVFEYIRLGIEEGATLVAGGAEAPEGLDKGYFVKATVFGNVKPDSRIAQEEIFGPVLCVIPYNDEAEAVKIANGTAYGLSGAVWSGDADKAKKIAGKLRTGQVFVNGGAFNPQAPFGGFGHSGVGREFGKWGLEEFLEVRSLQL, from the coding sequence ATGAAGAACCTGAGCAAGCTCTACATCAACGGCCAGTGGGAAGACTGGAGCGGCGATACCCTTAATGTCTACGAAGCCGCCACGGGGGAAGTAATGGCCAAGGTGCCAGCGGCCGGCCGGTCCGACATGGAGCGGGCCATAGAAGCCGCTCACAATGCTTTCGAGAGCTGGTCCGAAACCTCGCTGGACGAGCGACTGAAGATCCTCAAGCAATTGCTGGACGGCTTGAAGGAACGGGCACCGGAGATTGCCGAAACGGTGAGCCGGGAAGTGGGTATGCCGGCCAAGCTGGCGGGCCAGATCCAGGCGGGTATGCCGATCGTCACCACCAAGTCCTATCTGGAGCTGCTGCCGGAGTTCCAGTTCAGCGAGCAGGTCGGCAACTCCGAAGTGCAGTACACGCCCGTGGGTGTCGTCGGCTGTATCACGCCCTGGAACTATCCGTTGCACCAGGTGATGCTGAAAGTGGTGCCGGCCATGGCTGCAGGCTGCACAGTGGTTCTCAAGCCCAGTGAAATCGCGCCAGGCAGTGCGTTTATCCTGTCGGAAATCCTCGACGCGACCGACCTGCCCAAGGGTGTGTTCAACATGGTTTGTGGTCTGGGCCAGGAGGTGGGCGACACGCTGATCAAGCATCCGCAGGTGAGCATGGTCTCCTTTACCGGCTCCACCCGCACCGGGCACTTGATCGCCCACGCCGCCGCCGACGATTTCAAACGCTACGCGCTGGAAATGGGCGGCAAATCAGCGTCGGTCGTCCTGCCGGATGCGGACCTGAAAGCCGCAGTGAAGGGCACGATCAACAACTGCCTGCTCAATTCCGGCCAGACCTGCACTGCGCTGACCCGCATGCTGGTACCCGCAGAAAAGCACGACGAAGCCTGCGAGCTGGCAGCTGAAGCCGTGGCCAAGATGACGCCGGGCAACCCGCTGGAAGAGACCACGCGTCTTGGGCCGCTGGCCTCTGCACAGCAGCGCGACAAAGTGTTCGAGTATATCCGCCTGGGTATCGAAGAGGGCGCGACCCTCGTGGCCGGTGGCGCCGAGGCGCCGGAAGGCTTGGATAAAGGCTACTTCGTCAAGGCGACGGTATTCGGCAACGTGAAGCCGGATAGCCGTATTGCCCAGGAGGAGATCTTCGGCCCTGTTCTGTGTGTCATTCCCTACAACGACGAAGCCGAAGCGGTGAAGATCGCCAACGGCACGGCGTATGGTCTGTCCGGAGCGGTCTGGTCCGGCGATGCCGACAAGGCGAAGAAGATTGCCGGCAAGCTGCGCACCGGTCAGGTGTTTGTCAATGGCGGTGCCTTTAATCCACAGGCGCCGTTTGGCGGTTTTGGTCATTCCGGCGTGGGCCGGGAATTCGGAAAATGGGGCCTCGAGGAATTCCTGGAGGTACGTTCTCTCCAGCTTTAA
- a CDS encoding hotdog fold thioesterase, protein MSSVWTHTPTVEEMQVHSENTAVSTMGIEFLEAGDDYLKARMPVDQRTVQPFGILHGGASVVLAETLGSVAANHCLRKPTQAAVGLEINANHIRSVSSGWVYGTARPHHIGGSTQVWEIRIEDEQGRLTCISRITMAVINRPG, encoded by the coding sequence ATGAGCAGTGTCTGGACCCATACCCCGACCGTGGAAGAAATGCAGGTACACAGCGAGAACACTGCTGTAAGTACCATGGGTATTGAGTTCCTCGAAGCCGGGGACGATTACCTCAAGGCGCGGATGCCGGTGGACCAGCGTACCGTGCAACCGTTTGGCATTCTCCATGGCGGGGCGTCGGTGGTGCTGGCGGAAACCCTCGGTAGCGTTGCCGCCAACCATTGCCTGCGTAAGCCGACCCAGGCGGCGGTGGGTCTGGAAATCAACGCCAACCATATCCGCTCGGTCTCATCTGGTTGGGTCTACGGCACGGCGCGGCCCCACCATATTGGCGGCTCGACCCAGGTTTGGGAGATTCGCATTGAGGACGAGCAGGGCCGGCTGACCTGCATTTCCCGTATTACGATGGCTGTGATCAACAGGCCAGGGTGA
- a CDS encoding QsdR family transcriptional regulator has translation MTKQVTTAEAALSESSSRPTRATPDDAFRKARDQWLKGERIHLASLAEELNIGRATLFRWVGNKDLLLGEILWSLYAPLRDRARREVQGQGIDYIVGVYHRINAALLNDTALRRFIGEDPEYALRILTSTSSTLHSRVVQSNTRLLWEQIDGGYLKQPAMKTESLSYFMVRLAESCLYSDVICGREPQEEELEEACKAVRILLGGQP, from the coding sequence GTGACGAAGCAAGTAACTACCGCCGAGGCGGCGCTGTCTGAATCGTCATCCCGCCCGACGAGGGCCACGCCCGACGATGCTTTTCGCAAGGCCCGCGACCAATGGCTCAAAGGTGAGCGCATTCACCTGGCGTCCCTTGCCGAGGAATTGAATATCGGTCGCGCCACCCTGTTTCGCTGGGTCGGCAACAAGGACCTGCTGCTGGGGGAGATCCTCTGGTCGCTCTACGCCCCGCTTCGCGATCGCGCCCGCCGCGAAGTGCAGGGTCAAGGCATCGACTACATTGTCGGCGTTTACCACCGCATCAACGCCGCCCTGCTTAACGACACCGCCCTGCGACGCTTTATCGGCGAAGATCCTGAGTACGCCTTGCGTATTTTGACCTCCACCAGTTCGACGCTGCATAGCCGCGTGGTCCAATCGAACACACGGCTACTCTGGGAACAGATTGACGGCGGTTACTTGAAACAACCGGCCATGAAGACCGAGAGCCTGTCCTACTTTATGGTGCGACTGGCCGAATCCTGCCTCTACAGCGACGTGATTTGCGGCCGGGAGCCACAGGAAGAGGAACTGGAGGAAGCGTGTAAGGCGGTGCGTATTCTGCTGGGCGGTCAGCCCTGA
- a CDS encoding NAD(P)H-dependent flavin oxidoreductase, with translation MKTRITDLFQIEHPIIQGGMHHVGYAELAAAVSNAGGLGIITGLTQPTPEDLAREISRCRDMTDKPFGVNLTFLPSFKAPPYPEYIQAIIEGGVKAVETAGRSPEQYMPSLKEAGIKVIHKCTSVRHALKAEKIGCDAVSVDGFECGGHPGEDDIPNFILLPRAAEELGIPFVASGGMADGRSLVAAMALGAEGMNMGTRFIATIDAPVHDNVKQALLEADERQTRLIMRNLRNTERVMKNAAVDEIIRIEALKGEAVAIDDIRHLVTGVQGRKVLQDGEMDAAAWSCGMVAGLIHDIPSCAELIGRIMKQAETIISQRLAGFVQS, from the coding sequence ATGAAGACAAGAATCACTGACCTGTTCCAGATTGAGCACCCCATCATCCAGGGCGGCATGCACCATGTCGGTTATGCCGAACTCGCGGCCGCCGTCTCCAACGCGGGCGGTCTTGGCATCATTACCGGTCTGACCCAGCCGACGCCGGAAGACCTGGCCCGGGAAATTTCACGCTGTCGGGATATGACCGACAAGCCCTTCGGCGTCAACCTGACCTTCCTGCCCAGCTTCAAGGCGCCACCGTATCCCGAATACATCCAGGCGATTATCGAGGGTGGCGTAAAGGCGGTGGAAACGGCGGGCCGCAGTCCCGAGCAATACATGCCTTCCCTGAAAGAAGCCGGCATCAAGGTGATCCACAAATGCACGTCCGTGCGTCACGCGCTCAAGGCAGAGAAGATCGGCTGTGACGCCGTGAGCGTCGACGGGTTCGAGTGTGGCGGCCATCCCGGCGAGGACGATATTCCCAACTTCATACTGTTACCGCGGGCAGCGGAAGAGCTGGGTATTCCCTTCGTCGCATCCGGTGGCATGGCTGACGGCCGCAGCCTCGTGGCTGCCATGGCCCTGGGCGCCGAAGGCATGAATATGGGGACCCGCTTTATCGCCACCATCGACGCCCCGGTGCATGACAACGTCAAACAGGCGCTGCTGGAAGCGGACGAGCGCCAGACCCGCCTGATCATGCGTAACCTCCGCAATACCGAGCGGGTCATGAAGAATGCGGCTGTGGACGAGATTATTCGCATCGAAGCGCTCAAGGGCGAGGCCGTGGCGATCGACGATATCCGTCACCTGGTCACCGGTGTGCAGGGTCGCAAGGTGCTGCAGGATGGTGAGATGGATGCGGCGGCCTGGAGCTGCGGTATGGTGGCCGGGTTGATCCACGACATTCCCAGTTGTGCGGAGCTGATCGGGCGTATCATGAAGCAGGCAGAAACCATCATCAGCCAACGGCTGGCGGGCTTCGTCCAGTCATAA
- a CDS encoding SMP-30/gluconolactonase/LRE family protein, with the protein MAGAMERFVEGGTFFEGPRWHGGHWWASDFYSHAVSRISADGKMETVCEVPGQPSGLGWLPDGSMLIVSMLDHRVLRRWPDGRIDTHADLSEFATGHANDMVVAEDGTAWVGNFGFDLMEGEDMRPACLVRVTPEGEVSLAADDLYFPNGAVITPDGKSLIVGETFGNRMTTFTIDSKGELIDRRAWAAFGPRPEPGPRAELLKQLAVGPDGCCLDAENHIWIADAFNQRCIRVAPGGDIVDEVRTPDGQGVFACMLGGEDGRTLLLCVAPDSSAKRRRQVREASLWTARVDVPHAGRP; encoded by the coding sequence ATGGCAGGGGCAATGGAACGTTTTGTTGAGGGTGGCACTTTCTTCGAGGGGCCGCGCTGGCACGGCGGCCACTGGTGGGCGTCGGATTTCTACTCCCATGCAGTCAGCAGGATCAGCGCGGATGGCAAGATGGAAACCGTCTGCGAAGTGCCGGGCCAACCCTCGGGTCTGGGCTGGCTGCCGGACGGCTCCATGCTGATTGTCTCGATGCTCGATCATCGGGTCCTGCGCCGCTGGCCGGATGGTCGGATCGATACCCACGCCGATCTGAGCGAGTTCGCCACCGGTCATGCCAACGACATGGTGGTCGCGGAGGACGGCACCGCCTGGGTGGGCAATTTCGGTTTCGACCTGATGGAAGGTGAAGACATGCGTCCCGCCTGCCTGGTACGGGTCACTCCGGAAGGCGAGGTTTCACTGGCGGCGGACGATCTCTATTTCCCTAATGGCGCGGTGATCACGCCCGACGGCAAGAGCCTGATCGTCGGTGAGACCTTTGGCAACCGCATGACCACTTTCACCATCGACTCGAAGGGTGAGCTCATTGACCGACGTGCCTGGGCGGCATTTGGTCCACGTCCTGAGCCAGGCCCCCGTGCAGAACTCCTTAAACAGCTTGCCGTCGGCCCTGATGGCTGCTGCCTGGACGCCGAGAATCACATCTGGATCGCCGATGCCTTCAACCAGCGCTGCATCCGCGTCGCGCCCGGTGGCGACATTGTCGATGAAGTGAGAACACCGGATGGCCAGGGCGTCTTCGCCTGTATGCTCGGCGGCGAGGATGGCCGCACGCTACTGCTCTGCGTCGCTCCCGATTCCAGCGCCAAACGCCGCCGGCAAGTGCGGGAGGCCAGCCTGTGGACCGCCCGGGTCGACGTGCCTCACGCGGGCCGGCCGTGA